One window of Thermocoleostomius sinensis A174 genomic DNA carries:
- a CDS encoding cation:proton antiporter subunit C — protein sequence MLEACVFATILCGFFGIIFKKNLVMKIISMDVMSTGVIAYYVLIAAREGFFTPIASTATVEPVAYSDPVPQAVILTAIVIGFSIQALMLVGVMKLARENPTLESREIEKNNTP from the coding sequence GTGTTAGAAGCATGTGTATTTGCCACCATTCTGTGTGGCTTTTTTGGCATTATCTTCAAAAAAAACCTGGTGATGAAAATCATCTCCATGGATGTCATGAGTACGGGTGTCATTGCCTATTACGTGTTGATTGCAGCACGAGAAGGCTTTTTCACACCCATCGCCTCGACTGCAACGGTTGAACCTGTCGCTTATTCTGATCCAGTCCCCCAGGCTGTGATCCTAACGGCGATCGTCATTGGGTTTTCCATTCAAGCTCTCATGCTCGTTGGCGTCATGAAGTTGGCACGGGAAAATCCAACCTTGGAAAGCCGCGAGATCGAGAAGAACAATACGCCCTGA
- the nspC gene encoding carboxynorspermidine decarboxylase, translating into MIDSHIPSPCYVLEEVKLIHNLELIDSVQQRAGITVLLALKGFAMFSAFPIVKRYLKGATASSLFEANLVREEFGGDLHLYLPAYQDAEFADLIQNATHITFNSLSQWQRFKNRTIAANLSPGLRINPEYSPVEQDIYNPAAPLSRLGIRAETLGNTLPKGIEGLHCHNLCESDSFALAETLKQIERRFGHHLPQIRWLNLGGGHLMTRQGYDVDHLVDLITDFKQRYPQLQIYLEPSSAIAWETGFLRATVLDLIPTPGPTIAMLDVSFTAHMPDCLEMPYKPRIRGARDPQPGEPTYRMGGLTCLAGDVMGMGDYYFATPLEVGDTVLFEDMIHYTMVKTSCFNGIKHPSIGIMRADNQFELIRVFDYNDYKRRLS; encoded by the coding sequence ATGATAGATTCGCATATTCCTTCACCGTGCTATGTTCTGGAAGAGGTCAAGCTGATTCACAATCTGGAACTAATTGATTCTGTGCAGCAGCGGGCAGGCATCACGGTATTGTTGGCGCTGAAAGGATTTGCCATGTTCAGCGCCTTTCCTATTGTCAAACGCTACTTAAAGGGGGCTACAGCTAGCTCTCTGTTTGAAGCCAATTTGGTGCGAGAGGAATTTGGTGGCGATCTGCATTTATATTTGCCCGCCTACCAGGACGCTGAATTTGCCGATCTGATCCAGAATGCCACCCACATCACCTTTAATTCCCTGAGCCAGTGGCAGCGGTTCAAAAACCGGACGATCGCCGCGAACCTCTCTCCCGGTTTGCGTATCAATCCCGAATATTCGCCCGTAGAGCAGGATATCTATAACCCGGCTGCACCCCTGTCTCGGTTGGGTATCCGGGCAGAAACGTTGGGCAATACCTTGCCAAAGGGTATTGAGGGCTTGCATTGTCATAACCTATGCGAGAGCGATTCCTTTGCCCTTGCAGAAACCCTAAAGCAAATTGAACGGCGATTTGGACACCATCTACCTCAGATTCGCTGGCTTAACCTAGGCGGTGGGCATTTGATGACTCGCCAAGGCTACGATGTTGATCACTTAGTCGATCTCATCACAGACTTTAAACAGCGATATCCACAGTTGCAAATCTATTTGGAACCCAGTTCCGCCATCGCTTGGGAAACGGGGTTTCTGCGGGCCACCGTACTGGATTTGATTCCCACCCCCGGTCCGACGATCGCCATGCTAGACGTGTCCTTTACAGCCCATATGCCCGATTGCTTGGAAATGCCCTACAAGCCGCGCATCCGGGGTGCTCGCGATCCGCAGCCTGGAGAACCCACCTATCGCATGGGTGGGTTGACCTGTTTAGCTGGAGATGTGATGGGCATGGGTGATTACTACTTTGCAACGCCGCTTGAGGTGGGTGACACCGTTCTATTTGAAGATATGATTCACTACACGATGGTGAAAACCTCTTGCTTCAATGGCATCAAACATCCATCGATCGGCATAATGCGTGCGGATAATCAGTTTGAATTAATTCGAGTGTTTGACTACAACGACTACAAACGACGATTGTCCTAG
- a CDS encoding saccharopine dehydrogenase family protein yields MSKVLIIGAGGVGNVVAHKCAQAESVFSKILLASRTKEKCDAIAQSIDHPFLATAQVDANQSNEVVALIRDFQPDIVINVALPYQDLPIMDACLETGVHYLDTASYEPPDEAKFEYKWQWEYHERYKQAGIMAVLGCGFDPGVTGIFTAYALKHHFDEIHYLDIVDCNAGNHGHLFATNFNPEINIREITQKGRYYENGQWIEIEPFSMQRSITYPDIGSRSSYLLYHEELESLVKHIPTLKRVRFWMTFSETYLTHLRVLQNVGMTRIDPVDYEGHKIVPLQFLKAVLPQPSKLGENYEGQTSIGCHIRGIKDGQEKTYYIYNNCDHAAAYREVGAQAISYTTGVPAMLGALMVLTGQWSEAGVFNVEQLNPDPFLEKLGSFGLPWHEVINQPSEFEVA; encoded by the coding sequence ATGTCTAAAGTTCTCATTATTGGTGCAGGAGGTGTGGGCAACGTTGTTGCCCATAAGTGTGCTCAGGCTGAATCAGTATTTTCCAAGATTCTGCTGGCCAGCCGCACCAAGGAAAAATGCGATGCAATTGCTCAATCGATCGATCACCCGTTTCTGGCAACGGCCCAAGTAGATGCCAACCAGTCCAACGAAGTCGTCGCCTTGATTCGTGATTTTCAACCCGATATCGTCATCAATGTGGCGCTGCCCTATCAAGATCTACCAATTATGGATGCTTGTTTAGAGACAGGCGTACACTACCTTGATACCGCTAGCTATGAACCGCCCGATGAAGCCAAGTTTGAATACAAATGGCAATGGGAGTATCATGAACGCTACAAGCAAGCGGGAATCATGGCAGTGTTAGGATGTGGATTTGATCCAGGTGTTACAGGTATCTTTACAGCCTACGCGCTGAAACACCATTTCGACGAAATTCACTATCTCGACATTGTGGATTGCAATGCGGGCAATCACGGACATTTGTTTGCAACCAACTTTAACCCAGAAATCAATATTCGCGAAATCACCCAGAAGGGTCGCTATTATGAGAATGGTCAGTGGATTGAGATCGAACCTTTCTCAATGCAGCGATCGATTACCTATCCTGACATTGGATCGCGATCGTCCTACCTGCTCTATCACGAAGAACTAGAATCTCTCGTTAAACACATCCCAACGCTGAAGCGAGTACGCTTTTGGATGACTTTTTCTGAGACGTATCTAACGCATCTGCGCGTGTTGCAAAACGTCGGCATGACTCGCATCGATCCGGTTGACTATGAAGGGCATAAGATCGTCCCGCTACAATTTTTGAAAGCAGTACTGCCGCAACCGTCTAAGCTGGGCGAAAATTACGAGGGGCAAACCTCGATCGGCTGTCACATTCGCGGCATCAAGGACGGGCAGGAAAAGACGTACTATATTTACAACAACTGCGACCATGCGGCTGCCTATCGTGAAGTAGGAGCACAGGCCATTTCCTATACCACAGGTGTACCTGCTATGTTGGGAGCCTTAATGGTGCTGACAGGTCAGTGGAGCGAAGCTGGAGTCTTTAACGTCGAGCAACTGAATCCTGATCCATTTTTGGAAAAGTTAGGCAGTTTCGGCTTACCTTGGCATGAGGTAATCAATCAGCCATCTGAGTTCGAGGTTGCGTGA
- a CDS encoding agmatinase family protein, whose protein sequence is MTAIDHSFSAFNPSGIGLDNGNLLGLPFDYNTAETIVFGVPWEVTVSYGAGTAQGPQAVLNASRQLDLYDFDYPDGWKHGIFMPAISESILQTSHTLREQAAHLIDHLEQGGSVADHPKLKAVLDRINDECRSLNRWLYEQVRAALQQGKRPAVIGGDHSVPLGCIQALADQYPAFGILHIDAHADLRQAYEGFTFSHASIMYNVLDLPQVSKLVQVGIRDLCHDEVEVINQSQGRITAHYDPVLKQKLYGGASWIDLCQQIVADLPQHVYISFDVDGLDPKLCPHTGTPVPGGLELEQTFCLFREVVNSDRTIIGFDVSEVGNDEWDGNVGARTVYKLCNLMSLSQPQL, encoded by the coding sequence ATGACTGCGATCGACCATTCTTTTTCTGCGTTTAATCCCAGTGGTATTGGGTTAGACAACGGCAACCTGCTAGGACTACCGTTTGACTACAATACTGCTGAGACGATCGTGTTTGGCGTGCCTTGGGAAGTGACGGTTTCCTATGGAGCAGGGACGGCACAGGGCCCCCAAGCGGTACTCAACGCATCGCGCCAACTCGATCTGTACGACTTTGACTATCCTGATGGTTGGAAACATGGCATTTTCATGCCAGCGATTTCTGAATCGATTCTGCAAACTAGCCATACGTTGCGAGAACAAGCGGCGCACCTGATTGATCACTTAGAACAAGGCGGCTCTGTGGCCGATCATCCAAAACTCAAGGCTGTACTCGATCGAATTAATGACGAATGCCGATCGCTGAATCGCTGGTTGTATGAGCAAGTTCGAGCCGCACTACAGCAAGGAAAGCGCCCGGCTGTCATTGGTGGCGATCACAGTGTGCCACTGGGCTGCATTCAAGCCCTGGCTGACCAGTATCCAGCATTCGGAATTTTGCACATTGATGCCCATGCAGATTTGCGGCAAGCTTACGAGGGCTTCACCTTTTCCCATGCCTCTATCATGTACAACGTTCTAGACTTACCACAGGTATCGAAGCTAGTGCAAGTGGGCATTCGCGATCTGTGCCATGACGAAGTTGAGGTCATTAACCAGTCCCAGGGGCGCATTACAGCCCACTATGATCCGGTACTAAAACAAAAGCTGTATGGTGGAGCTTCCTGGATAGACCTTTGCCAACAAATTGTGGCAGACCTGCCGCAACACGTTTATATTAGTTTCGATGTCGATGGCCTCGATCCAAAGCTTTGTCCTCATACAGGCACACCTGTTCCGGGCGGGCTGGAACTGGAACAAACCTTTTGCTTGTTCCGTGAAGTTGTCAACAGCGATCGCACCATCATTGGATTTGATGTCTCAGAAGTTGGAAATGACGAGTGGGACGGCAATGTAGGAGCGCGAACTGTCTACAAACTCTGCAATCTGATGAGCTTATCACAGCCACAACTGTAG
- a CDS encoding CHAT domain-containing protein, with protein MTQEFDISVTPVGQDEYLVRTERVAPGVPLAEEQVRWPIEKWLVQARQLMNDPLMGLLQGHAPASTLRDRSGLSSTVSLPNGVSSSVGLPDSHPSFSLVELGQQLYSALFQGTLRDSWVTAQGIAQHRNETLRLRLGLKGQQVLRLPWEVLYANDTPAERQPGSVGAASRPLTAGTHVIFSRYQPNVRLAVESLISTPEPNQPLRVLMVIAAPTDRERLKLEQEATRLQQELQNQVAPTPDAVATPLPDVQLTILKQPGREQLTQALEQGRYQVLHYAGHSDLGANGGSLYLVNPRTGLTEILTGNDLAGLLVNNGIRLAVFNSCRGAYTAASNSNQPQERNLAETLVSRGIPAVLAMAEQIPDNVALTLTWLFYRNLKLGYPIDLSLSRARQGLISAYSSHQLYWALPVLYLHPEFDGYVIPIQPVANPAERLVLLPQLYGAFSLTGAEDGMPISRPVWPARSPYDTVQPSLTSTHQASDWTNDTADLEQTYEEDASLVADLLRQLSSSDAALPGSTASPLAPVAMPVAKPTSAPVANPVMQQDKPPTAVIAERQPEAAPLAVATPTAVESNQTEPLSARRRLLKPVVGTLSAAAVVAIGIWSYSQIQSGGLGLQFPDNSSLPIVGSLNLQTADSEAVKTFAINHFRRQQYAEGEAAVTALLDRGELQAAAEALAAVPTSVDTPEINYLWGRLSWQGIDTGSPVHTLADARRYWELAANAAPDNPKYQEALGFAYYAENQPLRAMQTWNRALNTLEQAPAVTLAAADTSSANMVAAEETALQERLTVYAGIALALWDASIGQSPAQQENLIRKAARLYQMVQQQDPNNFRADVLQRNWLWKDATVRDWQALSRIQP; from the coding sequence GTGACTCAAGAATTTGATATCTCTGTAACCCCAGTTGGACAAGATGAATACCTAGTGCGAACCGAGCGTGTTGCACCCGGAGTGCCGCTGGCTGAAGAGCAAGTTCGATGGCCGATCGAGAAATGGCTGGTTCAAGCCCGTCAACTTATGAACGATCCGCTGATGGGACTGCTGCAAGGTCACGCTCCGGCTAGTACCCTGCGCGATCGCTCCGGCTTGTCCTCGACCGTCTCATTACCTAACGGTGTTTCATCCAGTGTAGGATTACCAGACTCGCATCCGTCGTTCAGCTTGGTTGAGCTTGGTCAGCAGCTTTATAGTGCACTATTTCAAGGCACGTTGCGCGATAGTTGGGTGACAGCCCAAGGCATTGCCCAGCATCGCAACGAAACACTGCGGCTGCGGTTAGGACTGAAGGGGCAGCAAGTGCTGCGGTTGCCGTGGGAAGTGCTCTATGCTAACGATACTCCGGCCGAACGACAACCAGGCAGCGTGGGAGCCGCTTCTCGTCCGCTGACCGCAGGCACCCATGTGATTTTTTCGCGCTATCAGCCCAATGTACGGTTGGCTGTGGAAAGTTTGATCTCAACCCCAGAGCCTAATCAGCCGTTGCGGGTACTGATGGTGATTGCCGCTCCAACCGATCGCGAACGCCTGAAACTAGAACAGGAAGCTACCCGCCTTCAGCAAGAATTGCAAAATCAAGTGGCTCCAACACCCGATGCGGTAGCGACCCCTTTACCGGATGTGCAACTGACGATTCTGAAGCAACCCGGACGTGAACAACTGACGCAAGCACTGGAACAAGGTCGCTATCAGGTTCTTCATTATGCAGGTCATAGTGATTTAGGGGCAAACGGCGGGAGTCTGTACCTGGTGAACCCTCGCACTGGCTTGACAGAAATTCTGACTGGCAACGATTTAGCTGGGCTATTGGTCAATAATGGCATTCGTTTAGCGGTGTTTAACTCCTGCCGAGGGGCCTACACGGCTGCGTCCAACTCTAATCAGCCACAGGAGCGCAACTTGGCCGAAACTTTGGTCAGTCGCGGTATTCCGGCAGTGCTGGCCATGGCCGAACAAATTCCAGACAATGTGGCGTTGACGCTAACCTGGCTGTTCTATCGCAACTTGAAATTGGGCTATCCGATCGATCTCAGCTTAAGCCGGGCGCGTCAAGGCTTGATCTCAGCCTATAGCTCGCATCAACTGTATTGGGCCCTCCCGGTTCTATACTTGCATCCGGAATTTGATGGCTATGTGATTCCAATTCAACCCGTGGCGAACCCGGCTGAGCGGTTGGTGCTGCTGCCACAACTCTATGGGGCGTTCTCCCTCACCGGGGCTGAAGATGGAATGCCTATATCCCGTCCTGTCTGGCCAGCACGATCGCCGTATGATACGGTACAGCCATCTTTAACATCAACCCATCAAGCTTCAGATTGGACTAACGACACAGCAGACTTAGAGCAGACATACGAAGAAGATGCCAGCCTTGTCGCAGACTTATTGCGGCAACTGTCTTCCTCTGATGCTGCCTTGCCCGGATCAACGGCTTCTCCCCTTGCTCCTGTGGCTATGCCTGTTGCTAAACCCACCTCTGCGCCTGTTGCTAATCCGGTAATGCAGCAAGACAAACCTCCCACAGCGGTGATTGCAGAACGGCAACCAGAGGCGGCTCCCTTAGCCGTGGCAACTCCTACAGCGGTTGAATCCAATCAGACAGAACCCCTTTCAGCCCGGCGACGGCTGCTTAAGCCAGTAGTAGGAACCTTGAGTGCAGCGGCAGTTGTGGCGATCGGTATTTGGTCATATTCTCAAATTCAAAGTGGCGGTCTAGGGCTTCAGTTTCCAGACAACTCTTCGCTGCCCATTGTTGGGTCTCTTAACCTACAAACAGCGGATTCGGAAGCAGTAAAAACCTTTGCCATCAACCATTTTCGCCGTCAACAATATGCTGAGGGTGAAGCGGCTGTTACTGCCTTGCTCGATCGAGGCGAGCTTCAGGCTGCTGCTGAAGCCTTGGCAGCCGTTCCGACCAGCGTAGATACGCCGGAGATTAACTACCTCTGGGGGCGCTTGTCCTGGCAGGGAATTGATACGGGTAGTCCTGTGCACACGCTAGCCGATGCGCGTCGCTATTGGGAACTGGCGGCTAATGCGGCTCCCGATAATCCTAAGTATCAGGAAGCTTTGGGATTTGCCTATTATGCAGAAAATCAACCACTGCGAGCCATGCAAACCTGGAACAGGGCGTTGAATACCCTGGAGCAAGCGCCTGCTGTGACCTTGGCCGCTGCTGATACTAGTTCAGCTAACATGGTTGCGGCTGAAGAGACAGCCCTCCAAGAGCGGTTGACGGTTTATGCAGGAATTGCCTTGGCATTGTGGGATGCTTCGATCGGTCAGTCGCCTGCACAGCAAGAGAATCTGATTCGCAAAGCCGCTAGGCTTTACCAGATGGTGCAGCAACAAGATCCCAACAACTTCCGGGCAGATGTGCTTCAGCGCAACTGGTTGTGGAAAGATGCCACTGTTCGCGATTGGCAAGCCCTGTCTCGGATTCAACCCTAG
- the psb34 gene encoding photosystem II assembly protein Psb34, with protein sequence MPYTTEDGGRLNNFAVEPKVYKAEPPTQKQKVQYLIMGLGAVALVGGLLVIAVSVS encoded by the coding sequence ATGCCCTATACAACTGAAGACGGTGGACGTTTAAATAATTTTGCTGTAGAACCCAAAGTCTATAAAGCTGAGCCACCGACGCAAAAGCAAAAAGTTCAGTACTTAATTATGGGACTGGGTGCTGTAGCACTGGTAGGCGGACTGTTGGTGATTGCGGTCTCTGTTTCCTAG
- a CDS encoding DUF1622 domain-containing protein, whose amino-acid sequence MDLEAVGSLAATIVKRLDIILISVCQLLALFVIAVGVSRALLIYLRGLITHLPSAEAFQQSRLTMGYAFSLGLSFLVGATILKTMNSSRWEDIAQLAAIITVRTVLNHLLLQAIRNSDRIQDSDESPNGISTTASTQPTPFSRSEV is encoded by the coding sequence ATGGATCTAGAAGCAGTTGGAAGCCTAGCAGCCACAATCGTCAAGCGCTTAGACATCATCCTGATTAGCGTTTGTCAACTACTGGCGCTGTTTGTCATTGCCGTTGGAGTCAGCCGTGCCTTGCTGATTTATCTTAGAGGACTGATCACTCACCTGCCTTCCGCAGAAGCGTTTCAACAAAGCCGTTTGACGATGGGGTATGCCTTTTCGCTGGGGCTAAGCTTTTTGGTGGGGGCCACAATTCTAAAGACCATGAATTCTAGCCGCTGGGAGGATATTGCTCAACTAGCCGCCATCATTACCGTGCGAACCGTTCTCAACCATCTGCTGCTGCAAGCTATCCGCAACAGCGATCGCATTCAGGACTCCGATGAGTCGCCCAATGGCATTTCCACCACAGCCTCAACTCAACCCACCCCGTTCAGCCGGTCTGAAGTCTAG
- a CDS encoding glycoside hydrolase family 1 protein — protein MANDLNPPPTLASAAGQSTNTTQHPFLWGVATSGYQSEGGYNGNGQPQNNWSLSEARELVMRTGKAAEFWHRYAEDFQTCRQMGLNSFRLGLEWARIQPSLQPGIAPPPSFDAQALDAYADRIAACRQAGLEPIVTLHHFTHPAWLGTDAWLEEATIDQFVDYVRISVMHINRRLVSQYQLPPIYWYITINEPNILVLNTYLGRQFPSDVLPGPKTILRAYNHLLTAHVLAYNCIHDIYEAQGWVTPLVSLNTYCSDLYWSEKVIWDLLNHVQQGIKPTHLRDYIHSKANQLEAALRNAKLPFRRDLPYQLGRLVHFVSNSFGYRSFDLEQLDLFLTTLNTSPRSRVFDYVAIDYYDPFIAHTLRLPMFSDFEFASKGLRAWLMNGITSKWWDWRSLPEGLHFFCKYYAQEYPNQSLLIAENGMALRRKPDNSVASRRGDQLHRSEFLEAHIQQVQRLIHEGVPLVGYMHWSLTDNYEWGSYTPRFGLFTIDFEQSSDRLMIDHLGDRPSETYARLIQNIQVEAEIRRSPSATDQR, from the coding sequence ATGGCGAATGATTTGAATCCCCCTCCAACCCTAGCCAGCGCGGCCGGCCAATCCACGAATACAACCCAGCACCCGTTTTTATGGGGCGTGGCCACATCAGGCTACCAAAGTGAAGGCGGCTATAACGGTAACGGGCAACCTCAGAACAACTGGTCGTTGAGTGAAGCCAGAGAACTGGTGATGCGCACAGGTAAAGCCGCTGAGTTTTGGCATCGCTATGCTGAGGATTTTCAGACTTGTCGGCAGATGGGACTAAATAGCTTTCGCTTAGGGCTAGAATGGGCCCGCATTCAACCTTCGCTCCAACCGGGTATAGCTCCCCCACCCAGCTTTGATGCTCAAGCGCTGGACGCCTATGCCGATCGCATTGCCGCCTGTCGTCAAGCAGGACTAGAGCCGATCGTCACGCTACACCATTTCACCCACCCGGCTTGGCTTGGAACCGATGCTTGGCTGGAAGAAGCCACGATTGATCAGTTTGTGGACTATGTGCGCATTAGCGTTATGCACATCAATCGCCGCTTAGTCAGTCAGTATCAATTACCGCCAATTTACTGGTACATCACCATCAACGAGCCAAATATTCTGGTGTTGAACACCTACTTAGGGCGGCAGTTTCCCAGTGATGTGTTGCCTGGGCCGAAAACCATTCTGCGGGCCTATAACCATTTACTAACGGCGCACGTGTTGGCCTATAACTGCATTCACGATATCTATGAAGCACAAGGCTGGGTTACTCCGTTGGTGTCACTCAACACCTATTGCAGCGATTTGTACTGGTCTGAAAAGGTAATTTGGGACCTATTGAACCATGTTCAGCAAGGCATTAAACCGACGCACCTACGAGACTATATCCACAGCAAAGCCAATCAGCTAGAGGCAGCACTGCGCAATGCCAAGCTGCCATTTCGGCGTGATCTCCCCTATCAACTGGGACGATTAGTGCACTTTGTCTCAAACTCTTTTGGCTATCGATCGTTCGACTTAGAGCAACTCGATCTTTTCTTGACCACGCTCAACACGTCGCCCCGTTCCCGCGTATTTGATTACGTCGCGATCGACTACTACGATCCGTTTATTGCTCATACGCTGCGCTTACCGATGTTTTCTGACTTTGAGTTTGCCAGTAAAGGGCTACGGGCCTGGCTAATGAATGGCATCACCAGTAAATGGTGGGATTGGCGCAGTTTGCCAGAGGGATTGCACTTCTTTTGCAAGTATTATGCTCAGGAATATCCCAATCAATCGTTGCTGATTGCTGAAAACGGCATGGCCCTGCGACGCAAACCCGATAACAGCGTGGCTAGCCGCCGAGGCGATCAGTTGCATCGCAGCGAGTTTCTAGAGGCACACATACAACAGGTGCAGCGGCTAATTCATGAGGGGGTGCCCTTGGTGGGCTATATGCACTGGTCGCTGACCGATAATTATGAATGGGGGTCGTATACGCCCCGTTTTGGCTTGTTCACTATTGACTTTGAACAGAGTAGCGATCGCTTGATGATCGACCATTTAGGCGATCGACCGTCTGAAACCTATGCTCGGTTGATTCAAAATATCCAAGTTGAAGCAGAAATTAGGCGCTCACCGTCTGCCACAGATCAACGCTAG